A genomic window from Candidatus Andeanibacterium colombiense includes:
- the msrB gene encoding peptide-methionine (R)-S-oxide reductase MsrB — MNDSSSTLDFDLTPPTEAELAKLASDLTEEERHVLLEHGTEAPFCGVFLTEKRPGVYTCRLCGLPLFQGGTKFESGTGWPSFTQPFAAGHLKYIHDTSYGMVRTEIVCARCGGHQGHVFPDGPPPTGERYCINSVSLAFTPNGEPLPDKLGRGAPEGEAF, encoded by the coding sequence ATGAACGATTCTTCTTCGACCCTCGATTTCGACCTTACTCCGCCGACCGAGGCGGAACTCGCGAAGCTGGCGTCGGACCTCACCGAGGAAGAGCGGCACGTGCTGCTGGAACACGGGACGGAGGCGCCGTTCTGCGGCGTGTTCCTCACCGAGAAGCGACCGGGCGTCTATACCTGCCGCCTGTGCGGGCTGCCGTTGTTCCAGGGCGGCACCAAGTTCGAAAGCGGCACCGGCTGGCCCAGCTTCACCCAGCCATTCGCCGCAGGGCATCTGAAATATATCCATGACACCAGCTACGGCATGGTTCGCACCGAGATCGTCTGCGCGCGCTGCGGCGGGCACCAGGGCCATGTTTTCCCGGACGGTCCGCCGCCGACCGGCGAGCGCTACTGCATCAACTCGGTGTCGCTGGCGTTCACGCCGAACGGGGAGCCTTTGCCGGACAAGCTGGGGCGGGGTGCGCCGGAGGGCGAGGCGTTCTGA
- a CDS encoding holin family protein: MALLDALIGPITSIIDKVIPDKAARDKAKLELLQLQGTQELQQLGVQLSAIVAEANSKDPWTSRARPSFLYVIYILLLWAIPMGILAAFKPEAARDIANGMNAYLNGLPEPLYALFGTGYLGYTAARQWGKIKGVES; encoded by the coding sequence ATGGCACTTCTCGACGCGCTGATCGGCCCGATCACCTCGATCATCGACAAAGTCATCCCCGACAAGGCCGCTCGCGACAAGGCCAAGCTGGAGCTGCTCCAGTTGCAGGGCACGCAGGAACTGCAGCAATTGGGCGTCCAGCTGTCGGCGATCGTGGCCGAAGCCAATTCGAAAGACCCCTGGACCAGCCGCGCCCGCCCAAGTTTCCTCTATGTGATCTACATCCTGCTGCTGTGGGCGATCCCGATGGGGATTCTGGCGGCGTTCAAGCCGGAGGCTGCCCGCGACATCGCGAACGGGATGAACGCCTATCTCAACGGCCTGCCGGAGCCACTGTATGCGCTGTTTGGGACCGGGTATCTTGGCTATACCGCCGCGCGCCAGTGGGGGAAGATCAAGGGGGTGGAGAGCTGA
- a CDS encoding glycine zipper 2TM domain-containing protein encodes MRTLIFAAGIAAAALVPSIASAKTPAQTACEQRSTTNTTRVAATVGGAAVGGVIGNVVAGKGDKTVGTVIGAVVGGVIGNQIAKPGRTCDDAYGYYDENNRWHALGTDEGNARGYYDRDGNWFDGPPNGRYGDDGRWVSNGSGRGEGNWRSQGEWVPVSANGYYDRNDQWVAGSDSGYYDDRGRWMPGNSNGSGRRSDAYGYYDTQGMWHANAVDRSRATGYYDRNNNWVSGTPNGYYDSRGTWVPQRDDGASSGSWDSQNRWVPYSSNGYYDNNNQWIGGSSSGYYDQRGRWVAGATTGRYDANGRWVAGQASGHRDSKGNWIADPQPGYYDNGRWVPGTTTGFYDSRGRWVRTDGGYASRPSILTQLSSLDQDLRTAKARRTLNKKQLATMQGELAAIRVTEKRMQHDRSGNLSASDQATLQVRVDRLRGRIGISQR; translated from the coding sequence ATGCGTACACTTATCTTTGCGGCAGGCATTGCCGCAGCCGCGCTTGTCCCTTCCATCGCCAGCGCGAAGACTCCGGCGCAAACCGCATGCGAGCAGCGCAGCACCACCAACACCACCCGCGTCGCCGCGACCGTTGGCGGCGCCGCGGTCGGCGGGGTCATCGGCAATGTCGTGGCGGGCAAGGGCGACAAGACGGTTGGCACGGTGATCGGCGCAGTCGTCGGCGGGGTGATCGGCAACCAGATCGCCAAGCCAGGCCGCACTTGCGACGATGCCTATGGCTATTACGACGAAAACAACCGCTGGCACGCACTCGGCACCGATGAAGGCAATGCGCGCGGCTATTACGACCGCGACGGCAACTGGTTCGATGGCCCGCCCAACGGCCGGTATGGCGACGATGGCCGCTGGGTGAGCAACGGTTCGGGCCGCGGCGAGGGCAATTGGCGCTCGCAGGGCGAATGGGTGCCGGTTTCGGCCAATGGCTATTACGATCGCAACGACCAGTGGGTCGCCGGGTCGGACAGCGGCTATTACGACGATCGCGGCCGCTGGATGCCGGGCAATTCGAACGGTTCCGGCCGCCGGTCCGATGCCTATGGCTATTATGATACCCAGGGCATGTGGCATGCCAACGCGGTCGATCGCAGCCGTGCGACCGGCTATTACGATCGCAACAACAACTGGGTTTCGGGCACGCCGAACGGCTATTACGACAGCCGTGGCACCTGGGTGCCGCAGCGCGACGATGGCGCGTCGAGTGGCAGCTGGGACAGCCAGAACCGGTGGGTCCCGTATTCGTCCAACGGCTATTACGACAACAACAACCAGTGGATCGGGGGCAGTTCGAGCGGCTACTACGACCAGCGCGGGCGTTGGGTCGCGGGCGCCACGACGGGCCGTTACGATGCGAATGGCCGCTGGGTCGCCGGTCAGGCGAGCGGTCACCGCGACAGCAAGGGCAACTGGATAGCCGATCCGCAGCCGGGCTATTACGACAATGGGCGGTGGGTTCCGGGCACGACCACCGGCTTTTACGACAGCCGTGGGCGCTGGGTGCGGACCGATGGCGGCTATGCGTCGCGGCCTTCGATCCTCACGCAATTGTCCTCGCTTGATCAGGACCTTCGCACGGCCAAGGCGCGGCGCACGCTGAACAAGAAGCAACTGGCGACGATGCAGGGCGAACTGGCCGCGAT